A DNA window from Peromyscus leucopus breed LL Stock chromosome 3, UCI_PerLeu_2.1, whole genome shotgun sequence contains the following coding sequences:
- the Slc4a2 gene encoding anion exchange protein 2 isoform X1, which yields MSSAPRRPASGADSLHTPEPESLGPGTPGFPEQEEDELRTLGVERFEEILQEAGSRGGEEPGRSYGEEDFEYHRQSSHHIHHPLSTHLPPDARRRKTPQGPGRKPRRRPGASPTGETPTIEEGEEDEDEASEAEGSRVPLQQPSPASTPSSVQFFLQEDEGTERKAERTSPSPPTQMPYQEIPPRATKGAQTGTLVEETVAVASGTAGGDDGGAAGRPLTKAQPGHRSYNLQERRRIGSMTGVEQALLPRVPTDESEAQTLATADLDLMKSHRFEDVPGVRRHLVRKNAKGSTQAAREGREPGPTPRARPRAPHKPHEVFVELNELLLDKNQEPQWRETARWIKFEEDVEEETERWGKPHVASLSFRSLLELRRTLAHGAVLLDLDQQTLPGVAHQVVEQMVISDQIKAEDRANVLRALLLKHSHPSDEKEFSFPRNISAGSLGSLLGHHHAQGTESDPHVTEPLIGGVPETRLEVDRERELPPPAPPAGITRSKSKHELKLLEKIPENAEATVVLVGCVEFLSRPTMAFVRLREAVELDAVLEVPVPVRFLFLLLGPSSANMDYHEIGRSISTLMSDKQFHEAAYLADERDDLLTAINAFLDCSVVLPPSEVQGEELLRSVAHFQRQMLKKREEQGRLLPPGAGLEPKSSQDKALLQMVEAAGAAEDDPLRRTGRPFGGLIRDVRRRYPHYLSDFRDALDPQCLAAVIFIYFAALSPAITFGGLLGEKTQDLIGVSELIMSTALQGVIFCLLGAQPLLVIGFSGPLLVFEEAFFSFCSSNQLEYLVGRVWIGFWLVFLALLMVALEGSFLVRFVSRFTQEIFAFLISLIFIYETFYKLIKIFQEHPLHGCSGSNDSEADSSSDNVTWAATTLVPDNSSTATQSGQERLRGQPNTALLSLVLMAGTFFIAFFLRKFKNSRFFPGRIRRVIGDFGVPIAILIMVLVDYSIEDTYTQKLSVPSGFSVTAPDKRGWVINPLGEKSPFPVWMMVASLLPAVLVFILIFMETQITTLIISKKERMLQKGSGFHLDLLLIVAMGGICALFGLPWLAAATVRSVTHANALTVMSKAVAPGDKPKIQEVKEQRVTGLLVALLVGLSMVIGDLLRQIPLAVLFGIFLYMGVTSLNGIQFYERLHLLLMPPKHHPDVTYVKKVRTMRMHLFTALQLLCLALLWAVMSTAASLAFPFILILTVPLRMVVLTRIFTEREMKCLDANEAEPVFDEREGVDEYNEMPMPV from the exons ATGAGCAGCGCCCCCAGGCGCCCCGCCTCGGGCGCAGATTCTTTGCACACG CCAGAGCCAGAGAGCCTGGGCCCTGGAACACCTGGGTTCCCTGAGCAAGAGGAAGACGAACTGCGAACCCTAGGTGTGGAGCGGTTCGAGGAGATCCTCCAGGAAGCTGGATCCCGAGGAGGAGAGGAGCCAGGCCGGAGCTATGGGGAGGAAGACTTTGAAT acCACCGCCAGTCCTCCCACCATATTCACCACCCGCTGTCCACCCACCTGCCTCCTGACGCCCGCCGCCGCAAGACTCCCCAGGGCCCAGGACGGAAACCTCGGAGGCGCCCTGGAGCCTCTCCCACTGGGGAGACCCCTACAAtcgaggaaggggaggaagatgaggatgaaGCCAGTGAAGCTGAAGGGTCCAGGGTTCCCCTACAGCAGCCATCCCCTGCCTCTACACCTTCTTCAGTGCAG TTCTTTCTCCAAGAGGATGAAGGTACAGAACGGAAGGCAGAGAGAACCAGCCCATCTCCCCCTACACAGATGCCCTACCAGGAGATACCTCCCCGGGCCACCAAAGGGGCACAGACAGG AACCCTGGTGGAGGAAACGGTAGCGGTGGCCAGTGGCACAGCTGGAGGTGACGATGGAGGTGCTGCCGGGCGTCCCCTGACCAAAGCCCAGCCTGGACATCGGAGTTACAACCTTCAGGAGAGAAGGCGAATCGGCAGTATGACGGGGGTGGAGCAGGCACTGCTGCCCAGAGTCCCTACTGACGAGAGTGAGGCCCAGACACTGGCCACAGCTGACCTTGACCTCATGAAAA GTCACCGGTTTGAGGATGTTCCTGGGGTACGGCGACACTTGGTGAGGAAGAATGCCAAAGGGTCTACGCAAGCTGCCCGGGAAGGTCGAGAACCTGGCCCCACACCTCGGGCACGACCGCGGGCCCCCCATAAGCCCCATGAG GTGTTTGTGGAGCTGAATGAGTTGCTGTTGGACAAAAACCAGGAGCCTCAGTGGCGGGAGACAGCCCGCTGGATAAAATTTGAGGAGGATGTGGAGGAGGAGACTGAACGCTGGGGGAAGCCTCACGTGGCCTCCCTGTCCTTCCGAAGCCTCCTGGAGCTCCGCAGAACACTGGCCCACG GAGCTGTGCTCTTGGACCTCGATCAGCAGACCCTGCCTGGGGTGGCCCACCAGGTGGTAGAGCAGATGGTCATCTCTGACCAGATCAAGGCAGAGGATAGAGCCAATGTGCTACGAGCCCTCCTGCTGAAACACAG ccaccCAAGTGACGAGAAAGAGTTCTCCTTCCCCCGAAACATCTCAGCGGgttctctgggctctctgctggggcatcaccatgcccaggGGACCGAGAGTGATCCTCACGTCACTGAGCCTCTCATTGGTGGTGTTCCTGAGACCCGACTGGAGGTGGATAGAGAG CGTGAGctaccacccccagccccacctgcAGGGATCACCCGCTCCAAGTCCAAGCATGAGCTGAAGCTGCTGGAGAAGATCCCTGAGAATGCTGAGGCTACCGTGGTCCTTGTGG GCTGTGTGGAGTTCCTTTCTCGCCCCACCATGGCCTTCGTGCGGCTGCGGGAGGCTGTGGAGCTGGACGCGGTCCTGGAGGTGCCCGTGCCTGTGcgtttcctcttcctgctgctgggcCCCAGCAGTGCCAACATGGACTACCATGAGATTGGCCGCTCCATCTCCACCCTCATGTCCGACAAG CAATTCCACGAGGCAGCCTACCTGGCAGATGAACGGGACGACTTGCTGACGGCTATCAACGCCTTCCTGGACTGCAGTGTGGTGCTACCGCCTTCAGAAGTTCAGGGCGAGGAGCTGCTGCGTTCTGTCGCCCATTTCCAGCGCCAGATGCTCAAGAAGCGAGAGGAGCAGGGCCGCCTGCTGCCCCCTGGGGCAGGGCTCGAGCCCAAGTCTTCCCAAGATAAGG CGCTCCTGCAGATGGTAGAGGCGGCAGGTGCAGCTGAAGATGATCCCCTTCGGAGGACGGGCCGGCCCTTTGGGGGGCTGATCCGTGACGTGCGGCGCCGATACCCCCACTACCTGAGTGACTTCCGCGACGCACTTGACCCCCAGTGCCTGGCCGCTGTTATCTTCATTTACTTTGCCGCCCTGTCTCCTGCCATCACTTTTGGGGGGCTGCTCG GAGAGAAGACACAGGACCTGATCGGAGTGTCAGAGCTGATCATGTCCACAGCACTCCAGGGTGTGATCTTCTGCCTGCTGGGGGCGCAGCCACTGCTGGTGATCGGCTTCTCTGGGCCTCTGCTGGTCTTTGAGGAGGCCTTCTTCTCG TTCTGCAGCAGCAACCAGTTGGAGTACTTGGTGGGCCGAGTGTGGATTGGCTTCTGGCTGGTGTTCCTGGCCCTGCTCATGGTGGCTCTGGAGGGGAGCTTCCTGGTCCGCTTTGTCTCCCGATTCACCCAGGAGATCTTTGCCTTcctcatctccctcatcttcATCTATGAGACCTTCTACAAGCTGATCAAG ATCTTCCAGGAGCACCCCCTCCATGGCTGCTCAGGCTCCAACGACTCAGAGGcagacagcagcagtgacaaTGTGACTTGGGCAGCAACCACGCTGGTGCCAGACAATAGCAGCACAGCCACGCAGTCTGGGCAGGAGCGGCTCCGGGGCCAGCCCAACACAGCCTTGCTATCGCTGGTGCTGATGGCGGGCACCTTCTTCATCGCCTTCTTCCTACGCAAATTCAAGAACAGCCGCTTCTTCCCTGGCCGG ATCCGGCGGGTAATTGGGGACTTTGGGGTGCCCATCGCGATCCTCATCATGGTGCTTGTGGATTACAGTATTGAGGACACCTATACCCAG AAGCTGAGTGTGCCCAGTGGATTCTCCGTGACAGCCCCAGACAAGCGGGGCTGGGTCATCAACCCCCTTGGAGAAAAGAGCCCCTTCCCTGTGTGGATGATGGTGGCCAGCCTGCTGCCGGCTGTCCTGGTGTTCATCCTCATCTTCATGGAGACACAGATCACCAC GCTGATCATCTCCAAGAAAGAGCGGATGCTGCAGAAGGGCTCTGGCTTCCACCTGGACCTGCTGCTCATCGTAGCCATGGGTGGCATCTGTGCCCTCTTTGGCCTTCCTTGGCTGGCCGCTGCCACTGTCCGCTCTGTCACTCACGCTAACGCACTCACTGTCATGAGCAAGGCTGTGGCACCTGGGGACAAACCCAAGATTCAGGAGGTCAAGGAGCAGCGGGTGACGGGGCTGCTGGTGGCCCTGCTTGTGG GCCTCTCCATGGTCATTGGCGACCTCCTGCGACAGATCCCTCTGGCTGTACTCTTTGGCATTTTCTTATACATGGGAGTTACTTCCCTTAATGGGATCCAATTCTACGAGCGGTTGCACCTGCTACTCATGCCACCCAAACACCACCCAGACGTTACCTACGTCAAGAAG GTTCGGACCATGCGGATGCACCTGTTCACTGCTTTGCAGTTGCTGTGCCTGGCCCTGCTCTGGGCAGTCATGTCCACAGCCGCCTCCCTGGCCTTCCccttcatcctcatcctcacaGTGCCACTGCGCATGGTGGTACTTACCCGCATCTTCACCGAGCGAGAGATGAAATGT CTGGATGCTAACGAGGCAGAACCGGTGTTTGACGAGCGGGAAGGCGTGGATGAGTACAACGAGATGCCTATGCCTGTGTAG
- the Slc4a2 gene encoding anion exchange protein 2 isoform X2, protein MSSAPRRPASGADSLHTPEPESLGPGTPGFPEQEEDELRTLGVERFEEILQEAGSRGGEEPGRSYGEEDFEYHRQSSHHIHHPLSTHLPPDARRRKTPQGPGRKPRRRPGASPTGETPTIEEGEEDEDEASEAEGSRVPLQQPSPASTPSSVQFFLQEDEGTERKAERTSPSPPTQMPYQEIPPRATKGAQTGTLVEETVAVASGTAGGDDGGAAGRPLTKAQPGHRSYNLQERRRIGSMTGVEQALLPRVPTDESEAQTLATADLDLMKSHRFEDVPGVRRHLVRKNAKGSTQAAREGREPGPTPRARPRAPHKPHEVFVELNELLLDKNQEPQWRETARWIKFEEDVEEETERWGKPHVASLSFRSLLELRRTLAHGAVLLDLDQQTLPGVAHQVVEQMVISDQIKAEDRANVLRALLLKHSHPSDEKEFSFPRNISAGSLGSLLGHHHAQGTESDPHVTEPLIGGVPETRLERELPPPAPPAGITRSKSKHELKLLEKIPENAEATVVLVGCVEFLSRPTMAFVRLREAVELDAVLEVPVPVRFLFLLLGPSSANMDYHEIGRSISTLMSDKQFHEAAYLADERDDLLTAINAFLDCSVVLPPSEVQGEELLRSVAHFQRQMLKKREEQGRLLPPGAGLEPKSSQDKALLQMVEAAGAAEDDPLRRTGRPFGGLIRDVRRRYPHYLSDFRDALDPQCLAAVIFIYFAALSPAITFGGLLGEKTQDLIGVSELIMSTALQGVIFCLLGAQPLLVIGFSGPLLVFEEAFFSFCSSNQLEYLVGRVWIGFWLVFLALLMVALEGSFLVRFVSRFTQEIFAFLISLIFIYETFYKLIKIFQEHPLHGCSGSNDSEADSSSDNVTWAATTLVPDNSSTATQSGQERLRGQPNTALLSLVLMAGTFFIAFFLRKFKNSRFFPGRIRRVIGDFGVPIAILIMVLVDYSIEDTYTQKLSVPSGFSVTAPDKRGWVINPLGEKSPFPVWMMVASLLPAVLVFILIFMETQITTLIISKKERMLQKGSGFHLDLLLIVAMGGICALFGLPWLAAATVRSVTHANALTVMSKAVAPGDKPKIQEVKEQRVTGLLVALLVGLSMVIGDLLRQIPLAVLFGIFLYMGVTSLNGIQFYERLHLLLMPPKHHPDVTYVKKVRTMRMHLFTALQLLCLALLWAVMSTAASLAFPFILILTVPLRMVVLTRIFTEREMKCLDANEAEPVFDEREGVDEYNEMPMPV, encoded by the exons ATGAGCAGCGCCCCCAGGCGCCCCGCCTCGGGCGCAGATTCTTTGCACACG CCAGAGCCAGAGAGCCTGGGCCCTGGAACACCTGGGTTCCCTGAGCAAGAGGAAGACGAACTGCGAACCCTAGGTGTGGAGCGGTTCGAGGAGATCCTCCAGGAAGCTGGATCCCGAGGAGGAGAGGAGCCAGGCCGGAGCTATGGGGAGGAAGACTTTGAAT acCACCGCCAGTCCTCCCACCATATTCACCACCCGCTGTCCACCCACCTGCCTCCTGACGCCCGCCGCCGCAAGACTCCCCAGGGCCCAGGACGGAAACCTCGGAGGCGCCCTGGAGCCTCTCCCACTGGGGAGACCCCTACAAtcgaggaaggggaggaagatgaggatgaaGCCAGTGAAGCTGAAGGGTCCAGGGTTCCCCTACAGCAGCCATCCCCTGCCTCTACACCTTCTTCAGTGCAG TTCTTTCTCCAAGAGGATGAAGGTACAGAACGGAAGGCAGAGAGAACCAGCCCATCTCCCCCTACACAGATGCCCTACCAGGAGATACCTCCCCGGGCCACCAAAGGGGCACAGACAGG AACCCTGGTGGAGGAAACGGTAGCGGTGGCCAGTGGCACAGCTGGAGGTGACGATGGAGGTGCTGCCGGGCGTCCCCTGACCAAAGCCCAGCCTGGACATCGGAGTTACAACCTTCAGGAGAGAAGGCGAATCGGCAGTATGACGGGGGTGGAGCAGGCACTGCTGCCCAGAGTCCCTACTGACGAGAGTGAGGCCCAGACACTGGCCACAGCTGACCTTGACCTCATGAAAA GTCACCGGTTTGAGGATGTTCCTGGGGTACGGCGACACTTGGTGAGGAAGAATGCCAAAGGGTCTACGCAAGCTGCCCGGGAAGGTCGAGAACCTGGCCCCACACCTCGGGCACGACCGCGGGCCCCCCATAAGCCCCATGAG GTGTTTGTGGAGCTGAATGAGTTGCTGTTGGACAAAAACCAGGAGCCTCAGTGGCGGGAGACAGCCCGCTGGATAAAATTTGAGGAGGATGTGGAGGAGGAGACTGAACGCTGGGGGAAGCCTCACGTGGCCTCCCTGTCCTTCCGAAGCCTCCTGGAGCTCCGCAGAACACTGGCCCACG GAGCTGTGCTCTTGGACCTCGATCAGCAGACCCTGCCTGGGGTGGCCCACCAGGTGGTAGAGCAGATGGTCATCTCTGACCAGATCAAGGCAGAGGATAGAGCCAATGTGCTACGAGCCCTCCTGCTGAAACACAG ccaccCAAGTGACGAGAAAGAGTTCTCCTTCCCCCGAAACATCTCAGCGGgttctctgggctctctgctggggcatcaccatgcccaggGGACCGAGAGTGATCCTCACGTCACTGAGCCTCTCATTGGTGGTGTTCCTGAGACCCGACTGGAG CGTGAGctaccacccccagccccacctgcAGGGATCACCCGCTCCAAGTCCAAGCATGAGCTGAAGCTGCTGGAGAAGATCCCTGAGAATGCTGAGGCTACCGTGGTCCTTGTGG GCTGTGTGGAGTTCCTTTCTCGCCCCACCATGGCCTTCGTGCGGCTGCGGGAGGCTGTGGAGCTGGACGCGGTCCTGGAGGTGCCCGTGCCTGTGcgtttcctcttcctgctgctgggcCCCAGCAGTGCCAACATGGACTACCATGAGATTGGCCGCTCCATCTCCACCCTCATGTCCGACAAG CAATTCCACGAGGCAGCCTACCTGGCAGATGAACGGGACGACTTGCTGACGGCTATCAACGCCTTCCTGGACTGCAGTGTGGTGCTACCGCCTTCAGAAGTTCAGGGCGAGGAGCTGCTGCGTTCTGTCGCCCATTTCCAGCGCCAGATGCTCAAGAAGCGAGAGGAGCAGGGCCGCCTGCTGCCCCCTGGGGCAGGGCTCGAGCCCAAGTCTTCCCAAGATAAGG CGCTCCTGCAGATGGTAGAGGCGGCAGGTGCAGCTGAAGATGATCCCCTTCGGAGGACGGGCCGGCCCTTTGGGGGGCTGATCCGTGACGTGCGGCGCCGATACCCCCACTACCTGAGTGACTTCCGCGACGCACTTGACCCCCAGTGCCTGGCCGCTGTTATCTTCATTTACTTTGCCGCCCTGTCTCCTGCCATCACTTTTGGGGGGCTGCTCG GAGAGAAGACACAGGACCTGATCGGAGTGTCAGAGCTGATCATGTCCACAGCACTCCAGGGTGTGATCTTCTGCCTGCTGGGGGCGCAGCCACTGCTGGTGATCGGCTTCTCTGGGCCTCTGCTGGTCTTTGAGGAGGCCTTCTTCTCG TTCTGCAGCAGCAACCAGTTGGAGTACTTGGTGGGCCGAGTGTGGATTGGCTTCTGGCTGGTGTTCCTGGCCCTGCTCATGGTGGCTCTGGAGGGGAGCTTCCTGGTCCGCTTTGTCTCCCGATTCACCCAGGAGATCTTTGCCTTcctcatctccctcatcttcATCTATGAGACCTTCTACAAGCTGATCAAG ATCTTCCAGGAGCACCCCCTCCATGGCTGCTCAGGCTCCAACGACTCAGAGGcagacagcagcagtgacaaTGTGACTTGGGCAGCAACCACGCTGGTGCCAGACAATAGCAGCACAGCCACGCAGTCTGGGCAGGAGCGGCTCCGGGGCCAGCCCAACACAGCCTTGCTATCGCTGGTGCTGATGGCGGGCACCTTCTTCATCGCCTTCTTCCTACGCAAATTCAAGAACAGCCGCTTCTTCCCTGGCCGG ATCCGGCGGGTAATTGGGGACTTTGGGGTGCCCATCGCGATCCTCATCATGGTGCTTGTGGATTACAGTATTGAGGACACCTATACCCAG AAGCTGAGTGTGCCCAGTGGATTCTCCGTGACAGCCCCAGACAAGCGGGGCTGGGTCATCAACCCCCTTGGAGAAAAGAGCCCCTTCCCTGTGTGGATGATGGTGGCCAGCCTGCTGCCGGCTGTCCTGGTGTTCATCCTCATCTTCATGGAGACACAGATCACCAC GCTGATCATCTCCAAGAAAGAGCGGATGCTGCAGAAGGGCTCTGGCTTCCACCTGGACCTGCTGCTCATCGTAGCCATGGGTGGCATCTGTGCCCTCTTTGGCCTTCCTTGGCTGGCCGCTGCCACTGTCCGCTCTGTCACTCACGCTAACGCACTCACTGTCATGAGCAAGGCTGTGGCACCTGGGGACAAACCCAAGATTCAGGAGGTCAAGGAGCAGCGGGTGACGGGGCTGCTGGTGGCCCTGCTTGTGG GCCTCTCCATGGTCATTGGCGACCTCCTGCGACAGATCCCTCTGGCTGTACTCTTTGGCATTTTCTTATACATGGGAGTTACTTCCCTTAATGGGATCCAATTCTACGAGCGGTTGCACCTGCTACTCATGCCACCCAAACACCACCCAGACGTTACCTACGTCAAGAAG GTTCGGACCATGCGGATGCACCTGTTCACTGCTTTGCAGTTGCTGTGCCTGGCCCTGCTCTGGGCAGTCATGTCCACAGCCGCCTCCCTGGCCTTCCccttcatcctcatcctcacaGTGCCACTGCGCATGGTGGTACTTACCCGCATCTTCACCGAGCGAGAGATGAAATGT CTGGATGCTAACGAGGCAGAACCGGTGTTTGACGAGCGGGAAGGCGTGGATGAGTACAACGAGATGCCTATGCCTGTGTAG
- the Slc4a2 gene encoding anion exchange protein 2 isoform X4, translating into MSSAPRRPASGADSLHTPEPESLGPGTPGFPEQEEDELRTLGVERFEEILQEAGSRGGEEPGRSYGEEDFEYHRQSSHHIHHPLSTHLPPDARRRKTPQGPGRKPRRRPGASPTGETPTIEEGEEDEDEASEAEGSRVPLQQPSPASTPSSVQFFLQEDEGTERKAERTSPSPPTQMPYQEIPPRATKGAQTGTLVEETVAVASGTAGGDDGGAAGRPLTKAQPGHRSYNLQERRRIGSMTGVEQALLPRVPTDESEAQTLATADLDLMKSHRFEDVPGVRRHLVRKNAKGSTQAAREGREPGPTPRARPRAPHKPHEVFVELNELLLDKNQEPQWRETARWIKFEEDVEEETERWGKPHVASLSFRSLLELRRTLAHGAVLLDLDQQTLPGVAHQVVEQMVISDQIKAEDRANVLRALLLKHSHPSDEKEFSFPRNISAGSLGSLLGHHHAQGTESDPHVTEPLIGGVPETRLEVDRERELPPPAPPAGITRSKSKHELKLLEKIPENAEATVVLVGCVEFLSRPTMAFVRLREAVELDAVLEVPVPVRFLFLLLGPSSANMDYHEIGRSISTLMSDKQFHEAAYLADERDDLLTAINAFLDCSVVLPPSEVQGEELLRSVAHFQRQMLKKREEQGRLLPPGAGLEPKSSQDKALLQMVEAAGAAEDDPLRRTGRPFGGLIRDVRRRYPHYLSDFRDALDPQCLAAVIFIYFAALSPAITFGGLLGEKTQDLIGVSELIMSTALQGVIFCLLGAQPLLVIGFSGPLLVFEEAFFSFCSSNQLEYLVGRVWIGFWLVFLALLMVALEGSFLVRFVSRFTQEIFAFLISLIFIYETFYKLIKIFQEHPLHGCSGSNDSEADSSSDNVTWAATTLVPDNSSTATQSGQERLRGQPNTALLSLVLMAGTFFIAFFLRKFKNSRFFPGRKLSVPSGFSVTAPDKRGWVINPLGEKSPFPVWMMVASLLPAVLVFILIFMETQITTLIISKKERMLQKGSGFHLDLLLIVAMGGICALFGLPWLAAATVRSVTHANALTVMSKAVAPGDKPKIQEVKEQRVTGLLVALLVGLSMVIGDLLRQIPLAVLFGIFLYMGVTSLNGIQFYERLHLLLMPPKHHPDVTYVKKVRTMRMHLFTALQLLCLALLWAVMSTAASLAFPFILILTVPLRMVVLTRIFTEREMKCLDANEAEPVFDEREGVDEYNEMPMPV; encoded by the exons ATGAGCAGCGCCCCCAGGCGCCCCGCCTCGGGCGCAGATTCTTTGCACACG CCAGAGCCAGAGAGCCTGGGCCCTGGAACACCTGGGTTCCCTGAGCAAGAGGAAGACGAACTGCGAACCCTAGGTGTGGAGCGGTTCGAGGAGATCCTCCAGGAAGCTGGATCCCGAGGAGGAGAGGAGCCAGGCCGGAGCTATGGGGAGGAAGACTTTGAAT acCACCGCCAGTCCTCCCACCATATTCACCACCCGCTGTCCACCCACCTGCCTCCTGACGCCCGCCGCCGCAAGACTCCCCAGGGCCCAGGACGGAAACCTCGGAGGCGCCCTGGAGCCTCTCCCACTGGGGAGACCCCTACAAtcgaggaaggggaggaagatgaggatgaaGCCAGTGAAGCTGAAGGGTCCAGGGTTCCCCTACAGCAGCCATCCCCTGCCTCTACACCTTCTTCAGTGCAG TTCTTTCTCCAAGAGGATGAAGGTACAGAACGGAAGGCAGAGAGAACCAGCCCATCTCCCCCTACACAGATGCCCTACCAGGAGATACCTCCCCGGGCCACCAAAGGGGCACAGACAGG AACCCTGGTGGAGGAAACGGTAGCGGTGGCCAGTGGCACAGCTGGAGGTGACGATGGAGGTGCTGCCGGGCGTCCCCTGACCAAAGCCCAGCCTGGACATCGGAGTTACAACCTTCAGGAGAGAAGGCGAATCGGCAGTATGACGGGGGTGGAGCAGGCACTGCTGCCCAGAGTCCCTACTGACGAGAGTGAGGCCCAGACACTGGCCACAGCTGACCTTGACCTCATGAAAA GTCACCGGTTTGAGGATGTTCCTGGGGTACGGCGACACTTGGTGAGGAAGAATGCCAAAGGGTCTACGCAAGCTGCCCGGGAAGGTCGAGAACCTGGCCCCACACCTCGGGCACGACCGCGGGCCCCCCATAAGCCCCATGAG GTGTTTGTGGAGCTGAATGAGTTGCTGTTGGACAAAAACCAGGAGCCTCAGTGGCGGGAGACAGCCCGCTGGATAAAATTTGAGGAGGATGTGGAGGAGGAGACTGAACGCTGGGGGAAGCCTCACGTGGCCTCCCTGTCCTTCCGAAGCCTCCTGGAGCTCCGCAGAACACTGGCCCACG GAGCTGTGCTCTTGGACCTCGATCAGCAGACCCTGCCTGGGGTGGCCCACCAGGTGGTAGAGCAGATGGTCATCTCTGACCAGATCAAGGCAGAGGATAGAGCCAATGTGCTACGAGCCCTCCTGCTGAAACACAG ccaccCAAGTGACGAGAAAGAGTTCTCCTTCCCCCGAAACATCTCAGCGGgttctctgggctctctgctggggcatcaccatgcccaggGGACCGAGAGTGATCCTCACGTCACTGAGCCTCTCATTGGTGGTGTTCCTGAGACCCGACTGGAGGTGGATAGAGAG CGTGAGctaccacccccagccccacctgcAGGGATCACCCGCTCCAAGTCCAAGCATGAGCTGAAGCTGCTGGAGAAGATCCCTGAGAATGCTGAGGCTACCGTGGTCCTTGTGG GCTGTGTGGAGTTCCTTTCTCGCCCCACCATGGCCTTCGTGCGGCTGCGGGAGGCTGTGGAGCTGGACGCGGTCCTGGAGGTGCCCGTGCCTGTGcgtttcctcttcctgctgctgggcCCCAGCAGTGCCAACATGGACTACCATGAGATTGGCCGCTCCATCTCCACCCTCATGTCCGACAAG CAATTCCACGAGGCAGCCTACCTGGCAGATGAACGGGACGACTTGCTGACGGCTATCAACGCCTTCCTGGACTGCAGTGTGGTGCTACCGCCTTCAGAAGTTCAGGGCGAGGAGCTGCTGCGTTCTGTCGCCCATTTCCAGCGCCAGATGCTCAAGAAGCGAGAGGAGCAGGGCCGCCTGCTGCCCCCTGGGGCAGGGCTCGAGCCCAAGTCTTCCCAAGATAAGG CGCTCCTGCAGATGGTAGAGGCGGCAGGTGCAGCTGAAGATGATCCCCTTCGGAGGACGGGCCGGCCCTTTGGGGGGCTGATCCGTGACGTGCGGCGCCGATACCCCCACTACCTGAGTGACTTCCGCGACGCACTTGACCCCCAGTGCCTGGCCGCTGTTATCTTCATTTACTTTGCCGCCCTGTCTCCTGCCATCACTTTTGGGGGGCTGCTCG GAGAGAAGACACAGGACCTGATCGGAGTGTCAGAGCTGATCATGTCCACAGCACTCCAGGGTGTGATCTTCTGCCTGCTGGGGGCGCAGCCACTGCTGGTGATCGGCTTCTCTGGGCCTCTGCTGGTCTTTGAGGAGGCCTTCTTCTCG TTCTGCAGCAGCAACCAGTTGGAGTACTTGGTGGGCCGAGTGTGGATTGGCTTCTGGCTGGTGTTCCTGGCCCTGCTCATGGTGGCTCTGGAGGGGAGCTTCCTGGTCCGCTTTGTCTCCCGATTCACCCAGGAGATCTTTGCCTTcctcatctccctcatcttcATCTATGAGACCTTCTACAAGCTGATCAAG ATCTTCCAGGAGCACCCCCTCCATGGCTGCTCAGGCTCCAACGACTCAGAGGcagacagcagcagtgacaaTGTGACTTGGGCAGCAACCACGCTGGTGCCAGACAATAGCAGCACAGCCACGCAGTCTGGGCAGGAGCGGCTCCGGGGCCAGCCCAACACAGCCTTGCTATCGCTGGTGCTGATGGCGGGCACCTTCTTCATCGCCTTCTTCCTACGCAAATTCAAGAACAGCCGCTTCTTCCCTGGCCGG AAGCTGAGTGTGCCCAGTGGATTCTCCGTGACAGCCCCAGACAAGCGGGGCTGGGTCATCAACCCCCTTGGAGAAAAGAGCCCCTTCCCTGTGTGGATGATGGTGGCCAGCCTGCTGCCGGCTGTCCTGGTGTTCATCCTCATCTTCATGGAGACACAGATCACCAC GCTGATCATCTCCAAGAAAGAGCGGATGCTGCAGAAGGGCTCTGGCTTCCACCTGGACCTGCTGCTCATCGTAGCCATGGGTGGCATCTGTGCCCTCTTTGGCCTTCCTTGGCTGGCCGCTGCCACTGTCCGCTCTGTCACTCACGCTAACGCACTCACTGTCATGAGCAAGGCTGTGGCACCTGGGGACAAACCCAAGATTCAGGAGGTCAAGGAGCAGCGGGTGACGGGGCTGCTGGTGGCCCTGCTTGTGG GCCTCTCCATGGTCATTGGCGACCTCCTGCGACAGATCCCTCTGGCTGTACTCTTTGGCATTTTCTTATACATGGGAGTTACTTCCCTTAATGGGATCCAATTCTACGAGCGGTTGCACCTGCTACTCATGCCACCCAAACACCACCCAGACGTTACCTACGTCAAGAAG GTTCGGACCATGCGGATGCACCTGTTCACTGCTTTGCAGTTGCTGTGCCTGGCCCTGCTCTGGGCAGTCATGTCCACAGCCGCCTCCCTGGCCTTCCccttcatcctcatcctcacaGTGCCACTGCGCATGGTGGTACTTACCCGCATCTTCACCGAGCGAGAGATGAAATGT CTGGATGCTAACGAGGCAGAACCGGTGTTTGACGAGCGGGAAGGCGTGGATGAGTACAACGAGATGCCTATGCCTGTGTAG